From the Streptococcus hyointestinalis genome, the window AGCAAAGCGTCCGCCTTTAGCATGACTAAGCTCTGTCAGATGTGCCCCAATTTCCTCACCTAGGCGGTTAGCCTGTGTCACGTCCTCAATGTGGAAGTACATGCTGCCCACTTCTTTTTGCCCCATTTCAGAAGCCAGCTGGGTGTTAGTCATGAGGGCATTGCCGCCACCCATACCGTAAAGTGAACTTCCTGCGTCAGGGTCTTTGTAGACACCTATGACACGGTATTCTTTGTTGGACACTGCGACCAGTTTATTGAGTGCGCTCTTTGATGTTTTAAAGAGCTGTTTAGCGACATTCTCCTCAAGCAACATCACTCGAGAGAAGTTGTTATAGTCACTTTCTTGAAAGGAGCGCCCAGCAATTATCTTAAAATTCTTTATCCCCATAAAGGTGCGGTTAATCCCTGTGATATTGACATTATCAACCACTTTTTTCTGATAGTTGATTTTTCCTGTCGCTTGGTTAGTGACATAGTAGCCAGTGACTTCTGGGAAGTCTTTGACAATGGTTGCTAGCCATTCTTCTTTGACTTCAGGCTCATTCATCTCACCGCCTTCAGTACCTAGAATGCCTCCCATCTCCGCTGCTTCTTGCTCCATTTTTTCGGTCTCTTTTGACTTATAATAAACCTGCAAGTTCTTTTGCGTAGCTGTGATTTCATCCAAAACACTTGCCCGCATACCCTCTCCTAAAGCCATAATCAAGACCACAGACGCCACTCCAATGATAATTCCTAGCATGGTCAATAAAGAGCGCATCTTGTGTCCCATGATTGAGCTTAGAGCAAATTTCCAATTTTCCATTCACTTCTCCTTACTCTATCCGAACGCTATCTGTCGTATCTAGCGTAATCTCACCATCACGAATGACAATCTTGCGCTTAGCATAATCGGCAATCTCCGGCTCGTGAGTGACCATGATAATGGTTTTTCCCTCCTGATTGAGAGCGGTCAAAAGCTCCATAATCTGCTCACCCGTTTTTGTGTCTAGCGCTCCTGTCGGCTCATCGGCTAGGATGATAGAGGGGCTATTGACCAAGGCACGAGCAATCGCTACACGTTGCTTTTGCCCACCAGAGAGCTCTGATGGCAAATGGTGCATACGCTCTTCTAGCTCTACTTTTTCCAAATATTGCTCCGCTAGCGCCTTTCTTTTCTTGGCAGACATGCCAGCGTAGACCAAAGGCAATTCTACGTTTTGCCTAGCATCGAGCTTTGAGAGGAGGAAAAACTGCTGAAAGACAAAACCGATTTCTTCATTGCGCACCCGTGCTTGCTCTTTTTCATTGAGCTCTTCGACATTTTCATCATTGAGCCAATACTCACCTGATGTCGGGTGGTCAAGCAGTCCTATCATGTTCATCAGCGTTGATTTTCCTGAGCCAGAAGGTCCCATAATGGCTAGAAATTCACCTTCCTCTACTGTCAAATCAATGCCCTTTAAAATCTGCAACTCCTCATCACCGTTTTGATAGCTCTTCACAATCTGACTGAGTTTGATTATCGTTTTGGGATTTGCTGTCATGATACATCACCTCAATCTCGTGTTTTATTCAGACACCACATCGGCTAGTTTTTGCCCATTTTCAAAGTCTGAACTTGGATTTTCTATGATGGTTTGCCCAGTTTGCAAGCCAGTTAAGATTTCTTGCGATTTAGCATCGGCTTTACCAAGGCTGACTTCT encodes:
- a CDS encoding ABC transporter ATP-binding protein — translated: MTANPKTIIKLSQIVKSYQNGDEELQILKGIDLTVEEGEFLAIMGPSGSGKSTLMNMIGLLDHPTSGEYWLNDENVEELNEKEQARVRNEEIGFVFQQFFLLSKLDARQNVELPLVYAGMSAKKRKALAEQYLEKVELEERMHHLPSELSGGQKQRVAIARALVNSPSIILADEPTGALDTKTGEQIMELLTALNQEGKTIIMVTHEPEIADYAKRKIVIRDGEITLDTTDSVRIE
- a CDS encoding ABC transporter permease, whose product is MENWKFALSSIMGHKMRSLLTMLGIIIGVASVVLIMALGEGMRASVLDEITATQKNLQVYYKSKETEKMEQEAAEMGGILGTEGGEMNEPEVKEEWLATIVKDFPEVTGYYVTNQATGKINYQKKVVDNVNITGINRTFMGIKNFKIIAGRSFQESDYNNFSRVMLLEENVAKQLFKTSKSALNKLVAVSNKEYRVIGVYKDPDAGSSLYGMGGGNALMTNTQLASEMGQKEVGSMYFHIEDVTQANRLGEEIGAHLTELSHAKGGRFASYDMSTVIKSVNQQVGIMTGVIGAIAAISLLVGGIGVMNIMLVSVTERTREIGLRKAIGATRAKILTQFLIESMVLTLIGGLIGLILAYGASTLIASAQSVIKPSVSMQVALISLLFSAVIGVLFGLLPANKASKLNPIDALRYE